The Vibrio sp. SNU_ST1 genome has a segment encoding these proteins:
- the leuD gene encoding 3-isopropylmalate dehydratase small subunit: protein MSGFQQHTGLVVPLDTANIDTDAIIPKQFLQKVNRIGFGKHLFHDWRFLDDAGQQPNPEFVMNEARYQGASILLARENFGCGSSREHAPWALADYGIQVMIAPSFADIFYGNSINNQMVPVRLTEQEVDEIFQFVEANEGAEIHVDLEAMKVSANGKEYSFDIDEFRRHCLLNGLDNIGLTLQHADKISEFEAKIPSFLK, encoded by the coding sequence ATGTCAGGTTTTCAACAACACACCGGATTAGTCGTTCCTCTAGATACGGCCAACATCGATACTGATGCGATCATTCCAAAGCAATTTCTACAGAAAGTAAACCGTATTGGTTTTGGTAAGCACTTGTTCCACGATTGGCGCTTCCTAGATGACGCAGGCCAACAGCCAAACCCTGAGTTTGTGATGAACGAAGCTCGCTACCAAGGCGCTTCAATTCTACTGGCTCGTGAAAACTTTGGTTGTGGTTCATCTCGTGAACACGCACCTTGGGCGCTTGCCGATTACGGTATTCAAGTGATGATCGCTCCAAGCTTTGCTGATATTTTCTACGGTAACTCGATCAATAACCAGATGGTGCCAGTTCGTCTTACAGAGCAAGAAGTTGATGAAATCTTTCAGTTCGTTGAAGCGAATGAAGGTGCTGAAATCCACGTTGATTTAGAAGCAATGAAAGTCAGTGCGAATGGAAAAGAATACTCGTTTGACATTGATGAGTTCCGTCGTCACTGTTTGCTAAATGGTTTAGATAATATCGGCCTTACACTTCAACATGCTGATAAGATCTCTGAGTTTGAAGCTAAGATTCCTAGCTTCCTAAAATAA
- the surA gene encoding peptidylprolyl isomerase SurA: MTLWKRTLIAIAAACTLSTSYAAPVELDSVKVIVNEGVILQSDIDTSMKTLRANAKKSGQTLPSQDVLNEQVLEKLIIDTIQTQEAERIGVRIDDARLDQAIEGIAKDNNQTVQQLTASVAEEGLSYNAFREQVRKEIAASEARNALVRRRINILPAEVDNLADILAQETNATVQYKIGHIQLRFNDDQTKEELEAQATDLVEELNNGKDFSTMAYTYSKGPKALQGGDWGWMRKEEMPTIFADQIKMQNKGSIIGPFRSGVGFHILKIEDVKGLETVAVTEVNARHILIKPTVILSDDGAKEQLEEITRRVNAGEASFGDLAQQYSQDPGSAVQDGELGYQTPDLYVPEFKHQVETLPEGKISAPFKTVHGWHIVEVLDRREVDRTDSALKNKAYQILFNRKFNEEVGAWLQEVRASAFVEVVEDDQDDN; encoded by the coding sequence ATGACATTGTGGAAACGCACATTAATAGCTATCGCAGCGGCTTGTACTTTATCAACAAGCTATGCCGCACCAGTTGAACTCGATAGCGTAAAAGTGATCGTCAACGAAGGCGTGATCTTACAAAGTGACATTGATACTTCAATGAAAACACTGCGTGCAAACGCGAAGAAAAGTGGTCAAACACTACCATCGCAAGACGTGCTTAATGAACAAGTACTCGAAAAGTTGATCATCGATACAATTCAGACCCAAGAAGCGGAACGTATTGGGGTTCGAATTGATGATGCTCGACTTGATCAAGCGATTGAAGGCATTGCTAAAGATAACAACCAAACAGTACAACAACTTACTGCATCAGTTGCTGAAGAAGGCCTGAGTTACAACGCATTTCGTGAGCAAGTGAGAAAAGAGATTGCTGCAAGTGAAGCACGCAACGCATTGGTTCGTCGTCGTATTAATATCCTTCCGGCAGAAGTAGACAACCTAGCAGACATCTTAGCGCAAGAAACCAATGCGACGGTTCAATACAAAATTGGCCACATTCAACTGCGATTCAATGACGACCAAACCAAAGAAGAATTAGAAGCACAAGCGACTGATTTAGTGGAAGAGCTAAACAACGGCAAAGACTTTAGCACCATGGCATATACTTACTCTAAAGGCCCTAAAGCGCTACAAGGTGGTGATTGGGGTTGGATGCGTAAAGAAGAGATGCCAACCATTTTTGCAGACCAAATCAAAATGCAAAATAAAGGCAGCATCATTGGACCATTCCGAAGCGGTGTTGGTTTTCATATTCTAAAAATTGAAGACGTAAAAGGTTTGGAAACCGTTGCAGTTACCGAAGTTAATGCACGTCATATTTTGATTAAACCAACGGTTATCTTGAGTGATGACGGTGCGAAAGAGCAGCTTGAAGAGATCACTCGTCGCGTAAACGCAGGTGAAGCGAGCTTTGGTGACCTTGCACAGCAATACAGCCAAGACCCAGGTTCAGCTGTTCAAGACGGCGAGTTAGGCTACCAAACACCTGACTTGTACGTACCAGAGTTCAAGCACCAAGTAGAAACGTTACCTGAAGGTAAAATCAGTGCGCCATTCAAAACCGTGCACGGTTGGCACATTGTTGAAGTACTAGATCGTCGCGAGGTAGACCGTACCGATTCAGCATTGAAAAACAAAGCTTACCAAATTCTATTTAACCGTAAGTTCAACGAAGAAGTCGGTGCTTGGTTGCAAGAAGTAAGAGCTAGCGCCTTTGTTGAAGTGGTCGAGGATGACCAAGATGACAACTAA
- the lptD gene encoding LPS assembly protein LptD, with the protein MQSFSRTLLAASISTALYVSTTQAETITDSSVQEMPSIDQCLIEPAAENETQLPAHVESDRLEAINGDKAIYSGDVRVTQGNKTILADNVTLHQQENIVVAEGNVNFSDGQIKSVADRATNNLTTDEMTLENTNYEFLCEQGRGDAVYIAKTGKAVYEIEDGSITSCPIGDNAWRLRASSIDVDQNEEEATFYNPRFEIQSVPVFYLPYLTVPIGDTRKTGFLYPTVSYGSSDGFEFEIPVYWNLAPEYDLKTTFKHMKERGTQLNSEFRYLSDFGSGMIKSEYLPDDKKYPEKGKRWGAQLEHSGIFQESWLFEIDYSKVGDIEYFTDVNGSGIGNREDGQLLQEGQATYRSQNWDASVLVRDFQVLTNTTNNLPYRLLPQLEYNYYAPEVMEYLDFDLVSHVSLFDTDAKGKPSATRIHVEPGITIPVGNTWGTWTTEARLLGTYYQQDLDGVDTTSDKYKDLEKSVSRVIPEFRSHAGIVLERDTKVIGNYTQTLEPQVQYLYVPKEDQNNIGLYDTTLLQTDYYGLFRSRKYSGVDRIAAANQVSYGASSRFFDDEYKERLNVSFGQIFYIDKDTKQHLTLDTKDKNSNYSSWAVEVDFNYDDYLFYHGGVQYDIDTTAMQLANSTIEYRFSGGYIQTNYRYVTKEYIEDTVDFNVGSITKDGISQAGLLGAYQISRKWSASAQYFYDLTTEENLEWLAKLNYKSDCWYIGFTYSNQLRRWEGDYINTSNATPVYEKNFGFNFGIVGFGTNIGSNSSEVSETSSSNALSYGRPFFLNN; encoded by the coding sequence ATGCAATCTTTTTCCCGCACCTTGTTAGCCGCGTCTATAAGTACGGCATTATACGTATCGACAACTCAAGCTGAAACAATCACCGATAGTAGTGTGCAGGAAATGCCCTCTATAGATCAATGCTTGATCGAGCCCGCTGCAGAAAACGAGACACAACTTCCCGCTCATGTTGAGTCCGATCGCTTAGAGGCTATCAATGGTGACAAGGCAATCTACTCAGGTGATGTAAGAGTTACCCAAGGAAACAAAACCATCCTTGCCGACAATGTAACGCTTCACCAACAAGAAAATATCGTTGTAGCTGAAGGCAACGTAAACTTTAGCGATGGTCAAATAAAGTCAGTGGCAGACAGAGCCACTAACAATCTGACCACCGATGAAATGACGCTCGAAAATACAAATTATGAGTTCCTCTGTGAACAAGGCCGAGGTGATGCGGTTTACATCGCAAAAACCGGAAAAGCGGTTTATGAAATTGAAGATGGCTCAATCACCTCTTGCCCTATCGGCGACAATGCATGGCGACTAAGAGCGTCAAGTATCGATGTCGACCAAAATGAAGAAGAGGCTACGTTCTACAACCCAAGGTTTGAAATTCAGAGCGTTCCTGTTTTTTATCTGCCGTACTTAACCGTTCCGATTGGTGATACGCGTAAAACAGGCTTCTTATATCCAACGGTATCATATGGTTCAAGTGATGGTTTTGAATTTGAGATCCCTGTTTATTGGAACTTAGCACCAGAGTATGACCTCAAAACCACTTTTAAGCACATGAAAGAGCGTGGTACTCAGCTTAACAGTGAATTTAGATATTTAAGCGATTTTGGTTCCGGGATGATTAAGTCTGAATACTTACCTGATGACAAAAAATACCCCGAAAAAGGCAAACGTTGGGGGGCTCAATTAGAGCACTCAGGAATATTCCAAGAATCTTGGCTGTTTGAAATTGATTACTCAAAAGTTGGCGATATCGAGTACTTCACAGATGTCAACGGAAGCGGCATTGGTAACCGTGAAGATGGCCAGCTGCTTCAAGAAGGGCAGGCTACATACCGTTCTCAAAATTGGGATGCGTCTGTACTTGTGCGAGATTTTCAGGTCCTCACAAATACGACAAACAACCTTCCATACCGCCTGCTCCCACAGCTTGAATATAACTATTATGCCCCTGAGGTAATGGAGTATTTAGATTTCGACTTGGTCAGCCATGTGTCTCTGTTTGATACAGATGCAAAAGGGAAACCATCGGCAACTCGTATTCACGTTGAGCCGGGAATTACAATTCCAGTAGGCAACACTTGGGGTACTTGGACCACAGAAGCCCGACTTCTTGGGACTTACTACCAACAAGATCTTGATGGTGTTGATACCACGAGTGACAAATATAAAGATTTAGAAAAATCAGTAAGTCGAGTTATCCCTGAATTTAGGAGTCATGCTGGTATCGTTTTAGAAAGAGATACCAAAGTTATTGGTAACTACACTCAAACTCTAGAACCCCAAGTTCAATACCTGTATGTACCAAAAGAAGATCAAAACAACATTGGTCTTTACGATACGACACTTCTGCAGACTGATTATTATGGTCTCTTTAGAAGCCGTAAATACAGTGGTGTAGACCGTATCGCTGCAGCTAACCAAGTAAGCTACGGTGCATCATCTCGTTTCTTTGATGATGAGTATAAAGAGCGACTCAATGTATCTTTTGGACAGATCTTTTATATCGACAAAGATACGAAACAACATCTAACACTTGATACTAAAGATAAGAACTCGAATTACTCATCTTGGGCTGTAGAAGTCGACTTTAATTACGACGACTACCTGTTTTATCATGGTGGTGTACAGTACGACATCGACACCACAGCAATGCAACTAGCCAACAGCACCATTGAGTACCGTTTTTCTGGTGGTTATATCCAAACCAACTACCGCTACGTAACCAAAGAGTATATCGAAGACACTGTTGATTTTAATGTTGGATCGATTACTAAAGATGGTATATCTCAAGCAGGATTACTCGGAGCCTACCAGATTTCACGTAAGTGGAGTGCCAGTGCACAGTACTTTTATGATTTAACAACCGAAGAGAACCTTGAGTGGTTAGCTAAACTCAATTACAAGTCAGATTGTTGGTATATCGGCTTCACCTATAGTAACCAATTGCGTAGATGGGAAGGTGATTACATCAACACATCGAATGCGACACCAGTATACGAGAAAAACTTTGGCTTTAACTTCGGTATTGTTGGCTTTGGTACCAATATAGGCTCTAATTCAAGCGAAGTAAGTGAAACGAGCTCAAGTAACGCACTCAGCTATGGTCGCCCATTCTTCTTAAACAACTAA
- a CDS encoding DUF547 domain-containing protein, with translation MKQLLFIVSLLFSTLAWSAPKSDLWPYWDQSNEANSEQVSHQDWQQFLDNYLVKQGQHTLVRYQTVSSSDKTKLKQYISRLEQIDPLDYPKAEQYVYWVNLYNAVTVDLILDAYPIKSITKLGGLFSFGPWGDDVIVVNGKSLTLNDIEHRILRPIWQDPRTHYAVNCASLGCPNLQSQAFTADNTEMLLEQAATEFVNSDKGVLIQNNNKLQLSSIYEWFAVDFGTENQLIQHLEQYRTQPIKNTEKISYDYDWSLNQVN, from the coding sequence ATGAAACAACTACTTTTTATTGTCAGCCTACTTTTCTCAACCTTAGCTTGGTCTGCGCCTAAATCCGATCTTTGGCCTTACTGGGATCAAAGTAATGAAGCCAACTCTGAACAAGTTTCTCATCAAGATTGGCAACAATTCCTCGATAACTATTTAGTAAAACAAGGTCAGCACACCTTAGTTAGATATCAAACGGTGAGTTCTTCAGACAAAACCAAACTGAAGCAGTACATAAGCCGACTTGAACAGATTGACCCGCTCGACTATCCAAAAGCGGAACAGTATGTCTATTGGGTTAATCTATATAACGCCGTGACTGTCGATTTGATTCTTGATGCCTACCCAATAAAATCCATCACTAAACTTGGCGGACTATTTAGTTTTGGGCCATGGGGAGATGATGTCATCGTCGTCAATGGGAAGTCACTGACACTCAATGATATTGAACACCGTATCTTAAGACCGATATGGCAAGATCCCCGTACACATTATGCAGTGAACTGTGCGAGCCTAGGTTGCCCTAACCTGCAATCTCAAGCCTTTACCGCTGACAACACCGAGATGCTGTTAGAACAAGCCGCAACTGAATTTGTAAATAGTGACAAAGGTGTACTGATTCAAAATAATAATAAGCTTCAGTTATCATCGATTTACGAATGGTTTGCTGTGGATTTTGGTACGGAGAATCAACTCATTCAACACTTAGAACAATATCGAACTCAACCAATAAAAAACACTGAAAAAATCAGTTATGACTACGATTGGTCACTCAACCAAGTAAACTAG
- the djlA gene encoding co-chaperone DjlA yields MQIFGKILGAFFGFLFGGPLGLVFGLFLGHQFDKARRLNQSGFNSSGFGRGPSQAERQNEFFKSAFAVMGHVAKAKGQVTPEEIQLASTMMERMNLHGEQRKAAQDAFRDGKESDFPLSDVLERVKISSGGRFDLLQFFLELQVSAAFADGSLHPSERQVLHKIAQGLGFSAEQLERRLQMQEAAFRFQQQGGSFGGHQGHGQSSGWQQASQQNQLADAFKVLGVSESADGKEVKKAYRKLMNEHHPDKLMAKGLPPEMMNVAKEKSQEIQNAYDLIKKVKGFK; encoded by the coding sequence ATGCAAATATTTGGCAAAATTTTGGGCGCTTTTTTTGGTTTTTTATTTGGGGGGCCGCTCGGTTTAGTTTTTGGCCTATTTTTAGGGCACCAGTTCGATAAAGCTCGCCGATTGAACCAATCGGGCTTCAATAGCTCTGGTTTTGGCCGAGGTCCAAGCCAAGCTGAAAGACAAAACGAGTTTTTCAAATCTGCTTTTGCGGTTATGGGACACGTAGCTAAAGCTAAGGGACAGGTTACGCCAGAAGAGATTCAGCTAGCTTCTACAATGATGGAGCGTATGAACCTGCATGGCGAACAACGTAAAGCGGCTCAAGATGCTTTCCGTGATGGCAAAGAGAGTGACTTTCCATTAAGTGATGTACTTGAGCGTGTGAAAATCTCATCGGGTGGCCGTTTTGATCTTCTGCAGTTTTTTCTTGAGCTACAAGTATCTGCAGCATTTGCCGATGGAAGCTTACACCCAAGTGAGCGTCAGGTCTTACATAAGATAGCGCAAGGTCTTGGGTTTTCTGCAGAACAGCTAGAGCGCCGCTTGCAGATGCAAGAAGCAGCATTTCGTTTTCAACAACAAGGTGGAAGCTTTGGTGGGCATCAAGGTCATGGGCAATCATCGGGTTGGCAACAGGCTTCGCAACAAAACCAATTGGCCGATGCGTTTAAAGTTCTCGGTGTGAGTGAAAGTGCCGACGGTAAAGAGGTGAAGAAAGCTTACCGCAAGCTGATGAATGAGCATCACCCAGATAAACTGATGGCGAAGGGCTTACCGCCTGAGATGATGAATGTTGCGAAAGAGAAATCGCAAGAAATTCAGAATGCTTATGACCTGATAAAGAAAGTAAAAGGTTTTAAGTAA
- a CDS encoding DUF924 family protein, which yields MTVTYQDVLEFWFDELTPKDWFTGGEEIDTLIESRFAKLHKAAIQGELFEWRQNAEGRLAEIIVLDQFSRNIGRNNLAAFTADPMALALAQEAVAGGFDHQLNEQQKSFLYMPYMHSESLLVHEQAVDLFSQTGLEHNLDFEFKHKVIIERFGRYPHRNEVLGRTSTPEEVEFLQQPGSSF from the coding sequence ATGACGGTAACGTATCAGGATGTTCTAGAGTTTTGGTTCGATGAACTGACGCCTAAAGATTGGTTTACTGGCGGTGAAGAGATCGATACTTTGATTGAGTCTCGTTTTGCTAAACTGCACAAAGCCGCTATCCAAGGTGAGTTGTTTGAATGGCGTCAAAATGCGGAAGGGCGCTTGGCTGAAATTATCGTGCTTGATCAGTTTTCTCGGAATATTGGTAGAAACAATCTGGCTGCGTTTACTGCTGACCCAATGGCGCTTGCTTTGGCTCAAGAAGCGGTAGCGGGTGGTTTTGATCACCAGCTTAACGAGCAACAAAAAAGCTTCCTGTATATGCCTTATATGCACAGTGAGTCTTTGTTGGTTCATGAACAAGCAGTGGATCTCTTTTCTCAAACGGGATTAGAACATAATCTTGATTTTGAGTTTAAGCACAAGGTCATCATTGAGCGTTTTGGTCGCTATCCGCACCGCAATGAGGTGTTAGGGCGAACTTCAACTCCCGAAGAAGTAGAGTTCTTGCAGCAACCGGGATCAAGCTTTTAA
- the leuC gene encoding 3-isopropylmalate dehydratase large subunit, which produces MSTNQQAKTLYEKVYDAHVAVAAKGETPILYIDRHLVHEVTSPQAFDGLREKGRKVRQVGKTFATMDHNVSTQTKDINASGEMARIQMETLSKNCEEFGVTLYDLNHKYQGIVHVMGPELGITLPGMTIVCGDSHTATHGAFGSLAFGIGTSEVEHVLATQTLKQARAKTMKIEVKGKVAEGITAKDIVLAIIGKTTAAGGTGYVVEFCGEAITDLTMEGRMTVCNMAIELGAKAGLIAPDATTYEYIKGRKFSPEGEDLQAAIEYWNTLKTDADAEFDAVVTLEAADIKPQVTWGTNPGQVISVDTPIPEPESFADPVEKASAEKALAYMGLEAGKSLSEYNVDKVFVGSCTNSRIEDMRAAAAVAKGRQVAKHVQALIVPGSEQVKAQAEAEGLDKIFIEAGFEWRLPGCSMCLAMNNDRLGPQERCASTSNRNFEGRQGRDGRTHLVSPAMAAAAAIAGHFVDIREL; this is translated from the coding sequence ATGTCGACAAACCAGCAAGCAAAAACCTTATACGAAAAAGTTTATGACGCTCACGTTGCGGTTGCAGCGAAAGGCGAAACGCCAATTCTTTATATCGATCGCCACTTAGTCCACGAAGTAACGTCGCCACAAGCTTTTGATGGCCTGCGTGAAAAAGGTCGTAAAGTCCGCCAAGTAGGCAAAACTTTTGCAACCATGGATCACAACGTATCGACACAAACGAAAGACATCAACGCTTCTGGTGAGATGGCTCGTATCCAAATGGAAACGCTATCGAAGAACTGTGAAGAGTTTGGTGTCACGCTCTACGACCTAAACCACAAATACCAAGGTATTGTGCACGTAATGGGCCCTGAACTGGGTATTACACTACCGGGCATGACCATCGTATGTGGTGACTCGCACACTGCGACACACGGTGCATTTGGCTCATTAGCATTCGGTATTGGCACTTCAGAAGTTGAGCACGTTCTAGCTACTCAAACGCTAAAACAAGCTCGTGCTAAAACCATGAAGATCGAAGTAAAAGGCAAAGTCGCTGAAGGCATTACCGCAAAAGATATCGTACTAGCTATCATCGGTAAGACAACAGCCGCTGGCGGTACAGGCTATGTGGTTGAATTCTGTGGTGAGGCAATTACTGACCTTACAATGGAAGGTCGTATGACGGTATGTAACATGGCAATCGAGCTTGGCGCTAAAGCAGGTCTGATTGCGCCAGATGCAACGACATACGAATACATCAAAGGTCGTAAGTTCTCTCCAGAGGGCGAAGACTTACAAGCAGCTATTGAATACTGGAACACATTGAAAACCGATGCTGATGCAGAGTTCGATGCTGTTGTTACGCTAGAAGCTGCAGACATCAAACCACAAGTCACTTGGGGAACCAACCCAGGTCAGGTTATCTCAGTAGACACACCAATCCCGGAACCAGAAAGCTTTGCAGACCCTGTTGAAAAGGCATCTGCAGAAAAAGCGCTCGCTTACATGGGCCTTGAAGCGGGTAAATCGCTATCTGAATACAACGTAGATAAAGTATTTGTAGGTTCTTGTACTAACTCACGTATCGAAGACATGCGTGCAGCAGCAGCGGTAGCGAAAGGTCGCCAAGTAGCGAAACATGTTCAAGCATTGATCGTACCTGGTTCTGAGCAAGTAAAAGCACAAGCTGAAGCTGAAGGCCTGGATAAGATCTTCATCGAAGCAGGCTTTGAATGGCGCCTACCGGGGTGCTCTATGTGTCTTGCAATGAACAACGACCGTCTAGGTCCACAAGAGCGCTGTGCTTCTACATCAAACCGTAACTTTGAAGGTCGCCAAGGCCGTGATGGTCGTACGCACCTTGTTAGCCCTGCAATGGCTGCCGCAGCAGCGATCGCTGGTCACTTTGTCGATATTCGTGAACTTTAA